The Pogona vitticeps strain Pit_001003342236 chromosome 3, PviZW2.1, whole genome shotgun sequence genome includes a window with the following:
- the ECD gene encoding protein ecdysoneless homolog — protein MEKDLNYTAEEDAVQYQLFLTNEPEDPENFQQYIERILAHLAPILVSYIWQYQPFNLKYKPAKGDIPAHIGGLTKFGDNIEDEWFVVYLIKEITKEFPELVARVDDNDGEFLLIEAADFLPKWLNPENSTNRVFFHHGELCIIPLPKTSEERTLLPVTSPTIPQALKLFSIYSGHFVASKSIREAVYKRINGYPTRIQTFLHRAHCYIPGGIAAVLKQRPTLVSAAVQAFYLRDPIDLKACQVFKTFPPETRVMTLVTFTRCLYAQLVQQAFVPDRRSGYSLPSRSHPQYKAYELGMKLAHGFEILCSKCKPILHGSQEHTSKVPLWDNFLNSLKKNNYFKGELEGSAQYQDRLHMAENYFQQSVISPQSSGVESPGEEILTILKGTSFNLEDFQKEADSLPPEDDDSWLEISPDTLDQILKEASGTNKPASTLNEEEQNYDLAEVTESMKAFISKVSTHEGAEVPWSSTDSRITFDADSFTAAIDKILGTKSEEQSSEELDSDDLDEEEEFEFLGSDEESYVNRESQGETALEKKTSGSLKAYMQEMDHELASTNIGKSFKNQPQAVGSGKASSSQAPGGGLEEDFGAEDSDMAPVDVDMNLVTNLLESYTAQAGLAGPASNILQSMGVHLPENADKPH, from the exons ATGGAGAAGGATTTGAACTACACAGCTGAGGAAGATGCAGTGCAATACCAGCTGTTCTTGACAAATGAACCAGAAGACCCTGAAAATTTTCAACAATACATTGAAAGAATACTAGCACACCTTGCACCCATACTGGTTTCCTACATCTGGCAGTATCAGCCATTTAATCTAAAGTACAAACCTGCCAAAG gaGATATTCCTGCTCATATTGGCGGACTCACAAAATTTGGGGATAACATTGAAGATGAATGGTTTGTCGTATACCTCATAAAGGAAATTACAAAGGAGTTTCCAGAATTGGTGGCTAG GGTGGATGATAATGATGGTGAATTCCTACTAATAGAAGCAGCTGATTTCCTTCCAAAGTGGTTGAATCCTGAAAATAGTACCAATCGG GTGTTCTTTCACCATGGAGAATTGTGCATAATTCCATTGCCTAAGACATCTGAAGAGAGGACATTATTGCCTGTCACCAGTCCTACAATTCCTCAAGCATTGAAGTTGTTTTCCATCTATTCTGGGCATTTTGTAGCTTCAAAATCTATTAGAGAAGCAGTATATAAACGCATCAATGG GTATCCTACGAGAATCCAGACTTTCCTTCACCGAGCTCACTGTTACATTCCAGGAGGCATTGCAGCAGTGCTCAAACAGCGACCCACGTTAGTGTCTGCAGCAGTCCAAGCTTTTTATCTGAGAGACCCCATTGACTTAAAAGCctgtcaggttttcaaaaccTTCCCACCAGAAACACGTGTAATGACTTTA GTTACTTTTACTAGGTGTCTGTATGCACAATTGGTTCAACAGGCTTTTGTACCAGACAGACGGAGTGGATACTCACTGCCTTCTCGTTCACATCCACAGTACAAGGCATATGAACTAGGCATGAAATTG GCTCATGGCTTTGAAATTCTGTGCTCAAAATGTAAGCCAATTCTTCATGGTTCCCAGGAGCATACATCAAAAGTTCCACTGTGGGATAACTTTCTTAACAGCCTgaagaaaaacaattattttaag GGTGAACTGGAAGGTTCTGCTCAATATCAGGATCGTTTGCATATGGCAGAAAATTATTTCCAACAGAGTGTAATCAGTCCACAAAG TTCAGGTGTGGAGAGCCCAGGTGAGGAAATTTTGACCATATTGAAAGGAACTTCCTTTAACCTGGAAGATTTTCAGAAAGAAGCAGACAGTCTTCCTCCAGAGGATG ATGACAGTTGGCTGGAAATTTCTCCAGACACCCTGGATCAAATCCTTAAAGAAGCATCAGGCACAAACAAGCCTGCTTCTACTTTAAATGAAGAAGAACAGAACTATGACTTGGCAGAAGTCACTGAAAGTATGAAGGCTTTTATATCTAAAGTCTCAACACATGAAGGAGCAGAAGTCCCAtg GTCTTCCACTGATTCCCGTATCACTTTTGATGCTGATTCTTTCACAGCAGCCATAGACAAAATATTGG GGACAAAATCAGAAGAACAGAGTTCAGAAGAACTGGACTCTGATGATTTAGATGAGGAAGAGGAGTTTGAATTCCTAGGCAGTGATGAAGAGTCTTATGTAAACAGGGAAAGTCAAGGCGAAACGGcactggagaaaaaaacaagtggaagtcTCAAAGCATATATGCAGGAAATGGATCACGAACTAGCATCCACCAATATCGGgaaaagctttaaaaatcagCCACAAGCG GTTGGGTCTGGAAAAGCTTCATCATCCCAAGCCCCTGGTGGTGGCTTGGAAGAAGACTTTGGGGCAGAAGACTCTGATATGGCACCAGTGGATGTCGATATGAACCTAGTGACTAACCTACTAGAGTCATATACTGCTCAAGCTGGACTAGCAGGACCTGCATCTAACATTCTGCAGAGCATGGGAGTACATCTGCCTGAAAATGCAGACAAGCCTCACTAG